In the Methylomonas rhizoryzae genome, one interval contains:
- a CDS encoding b(o/a)3-type cytochrome-c oxidase subunit 1, with product MANVAEKKLALCHFWVAFAAFGLAAVMGLYQVVERSGFFGFLESREVYYASVSTHGVLMGFVLTTFFIMGFGYYVATTTLKLPIWNVSFAWGGFALSLLGVVLAAGPLLTGNASVLFTFYPPLMAHPAFYIGATLLVVGSWFWCVSMIVMYAQWKAAHPGQPVPLAMFATTGNAILWLWTSAGVAVEVLFQLIPWALGWIDTIDAGLARTLFAWTLHPIVYFWLIPTYTAFYCLVPKQAGGFLFSDEMARAAFMLLVVFSLPIGFHHLYMDPEQSHGWKIVHAIGTFVVTLPTFITGFTVIASLEIAGRLNGGKGLFGWIAALPWDNPMVLAIILGLLMLIFGGFGGLVNASYAMNAMVHNTAWVSGHFHLIFGGTTIIMYFGIAYYFWPILTGKPLFSQSLAITQLWIWFIGMIIMTTPWHILGLLGQPRRIDSVNYNNLLVLSWEPYEAAMIFGGAILLASSALLLYNLYQTQVGSGSFEGEVEYAEPIHPVGALPAYLNGFKLWNIVIAAFMLLAFGYPILQFFFMETFGSGRWGV from the coding sequence ATGGCTAATGTGGCGGAAAAAAAGTTGGCGCTGTGCCATTTCTGGGTGGCTTTCGCCGCATTCGGTTTGGCGGCCGTCATGGGCTTGTATCAGGTGGTGGAGCGAAGCGGGTTTTTCGGTTTTTTGGAGTCGCGGGAAGTGTATTACGCCTCCGTCAGTACCCACGGGGTATTGATGGGTTTTGTGTTGACCACTTTTTTTATCATGGGCTTCGGCTATTACGTGGCGACTACAACGCTTAAGTTGCCGATCTGGAATGTGTCGTTTGCCTGGGGCGGCTTTGCACTGTCGCTATTGGGCGTGGTGTTGGCGGCCGGCCCGCTGCTGACCGGGAATGCATCGGTTTTATTCACGTTTTATCCGCCGCTGATGGCGCACCCGGCGTTTTATATCGGCGCCACTTTGTTGGTTGTCGGTTCGTGGTTTTGGTGTGTGTCGATGATCGTGATGTATGCACAGTGGAAAGCCGCCCATCCGGGGCAGCCGGTACCGCTGGCGATGTTTGCGACTACCGGAAACGCTATCTTGTGGCTTTGGACCAGTGCCGGAGTGGCCGTGGAAGTGTTATTCCAGCTGATTCCCTGGGCCTTGGGCTGGATAGACACAATAGACGCCGGCTTGGCACGCACTTTGTTTGCTTGGACCTTACATCCCATCGTTTATTTTTGGTTGATTCCAACCTATACCGCGTTTTACTGTTTGGTACCTAAGCAGGCCGGCGGTTTTTTGTTCAGCGACGAAATGGCTCGGGCGGCTTTCATGTTGCTGGTCGTGTTCAGCCTGCCGATAGGCTTTCACCATTTATATATGGATCCGGAACAGAGCCACGGCTGGAAGATCGTGCATGCGATCGGCACCTTTGTCGTTACCCTGCCGACTTTCATTACCGGATTTACCGTCATTGCCTCTTTGGAAATCGCAGGACGTTTGAACGGCGGCAAGGGTTTGTTCGGTTGGATTGCCGCCTTGCCGTGGGATAATCCTATGGTGTTGGCGATTATCCTGGGCTTGCTGATGTTGATTTTCGGCGGCTTCGGCGGTTTGGTCAACGCCAGTTATGCCATGAATGCCATGGTACACAATACCGCGTGGGTTTCCGGCCATTTTCATCTGATTTTCGGCGGTACTACCATCATCATGTATTTCGGCATCGCTTATTACTTTTGGCCGATCTTGACCGGTAAGCCCTTGTTCAGCCAGTCGTTGGCGATTACTCAGCTGTGGATTTGGTTTATAGGCATGATCATCATGACCACGCCATGGCATATTTTAGGGCTGCTGGGCCAGCCACGCCGCATCGATAGCGTCAATTACAACAACTTGTTGGTGTTATCGTGGGAGCCGTACGAGGCGGCGATGATATTCGGTGGTGCGATATTGCTGGCGTCGTCGGCGCTGTTGCTTTATAACTTGTATCAAACCCAAGTCGGTAGCGGTAGCTTTGAAGGCGAGGTGGAATATGCCGAACCGATTCATCCGGTCGGCGCATTGCCCGCTTACTTGAATGGATTCAAGCTGTGGAACATCGTGATTGCGGCCTTTATGCTGTTGGCTTTCGGGTATCCGATTTTGCAATTCTTCTTCATGGAAACCTTCGGTTCCGGTAGATGGGGGGTATAG
- a CDS encoding c-type cytochrome: MRSFVLIATCCWSLTLAAQPSTQVAWTAEQLNFVKAGNPAAGEALAKSCGGCHGDKGISVTGAYPSLAGQLATYLYKQLQDYANGDRQDVIMGGIAKGLSKQDAANLAVWYASQTPAFQSRSVMVYQAAETLVKSGDRERILPPCEVCHGSSGQGQVMDMPALSGQAASYTTAALKAFKSGERHNDIYGRMRLIAENLTNEEIEQLGFYYQNTGK, from the coding sequence ATGAGAAGCTTTGTACTTATTGCAACCTGTTGCTGGTCATTGACGCTAGCCGCACAACCATCGACGCAAGTGGCATGGACGGCGGAACAATTAAATTTCGTCAAAGCGGGAAATCCGGCGGCCGGCGAAGCATTGGCTAAATCGTGCGGCGGATGTCACGGCGATAAAGGCATTAGTGTCACAGGGGCGTATCCATCGTTAGCGGGCCAGTTGGCGACTTATCTCTATAAGCAGTTGCAGGATTACGCAAACGGGGATAGGCAGGATGTAATCATGGGAGGTATCGCAAAAGGGCTTAGCAAGCAGGATGCGGCTAATCTGGCTGTGTGGTATGCCTCTCAAACTCCGGCGTTTCAGTCGCGTAGCGTGATGGTTTATCAAGCGGCTGAGACCTTGGTGAAATCCGGGGACCGCGAACGCATTTTGCCGCCTTGCGAGGTGTGCCACGGCAGTAGCGGGCAGGGACAAGTCATGGATATGCCGGCACTGTCGGGGCAAGCCGCTAGCTATACGACGGCTGCGCTAAAGGCGTTCAAATCCGGTGAGAGACATAACGATATCTACGGGCGAATGCGCTTGATTGCCGAAAATTTAACCAACGAAGAAATCGAGCAGCTAGGCTTTTATTATCAAAATACCGGTAAATAA
- a CDS encoding elongation factor-1 alpha codes for MAEADIPVKYAYKGVNLISFGLSIKLLFTGYLVTIAVGYLMALGQILMTHGMADGKLGLSLEDIVYSYYGDRSGSVLESKLNGSMKFNAPEQDRFKLIQWVRDGALEAGYWESIKTIVDKNCVACHNENAGSLPDFSKLENLKKVAESSQGATFQSLTRLSHIHLFGISFIFMFVGVIFAFSTGVPYFLKYPAIVMPYLFLLVDIASWWLTKINPHFAWLVILAGAGLGASFAFMWTVSIYQMWVLGGIRKQSDRRNAVLRD; via the coding sequence ATGGCCGAGGCTGACATACCCGTCAAATACGCGTACAAGGGAGTTAATTTGATCAGCTTCGGTCTGTCGATCAAGCTGTTATTCACCGGTTACTTGGTCACTATCGCAGTCGGTTACTTGATGGCACTTGGGCAGATTCTGATGACCCACGGCATGGCCGATGGAAAACTCGGTTTATCTTTGGAAGATATAGTGTATAGTTACTACGGAGACCGCTCGGGTTCCGTGTTAGAATCTAAGTTAAACGGGTCTATGAAATTTAATGCTCCTGAACAAGATAGATTCAAATTGATTCAGTGGGTGCGCGACGGTGCGTTGGAAGCCGGTTATTGGGAGTCCATCAAAACGATAGTCGATAAAAACTGTGTGGCTTGCCACAACGAGAATGCCGGTTCGTTGCCGGATTTTTCCAAATTGGAAAACCTTAAAAAAGTGGCGGAATCCAGTCAGGGCGCTACGTTTCAATCGTTAACCCGGTTGTCGCACATCCATTTGTTCGGCATCAGCTTCATTTTCATGTTTGTCGGCGTAATTTTTGCGTTTTCCACGGGTGTGCCGTATTTCCTTAAGTATCCGGCAATAGTCATGCCTTATCTTTTTTTGTTGGTCGACATTGCCTCTTGGTGGTTGACCAAAATCAATCCGCATTTTGCCTGGCTAGTTATTTTGGCCGGGGCTGGGTTGGGCGCGTCGTTTGCGTTCATGTGGACAGTGTCTATTTATCAAATGTGGGTATTAGGCGGCATTCGCAAGCAGAGCGACCGGCGCAACGCGGTTTTGCGCGATTAG
- the recG gene encoding ATP-dependent DNA helicase RecG, translating into MPSGEVHKQPVTSLAGIGSQTAARMQKLGIRTLQDLLFHLPQRYQDRTRVVAIRDLIPGGTALVQGAVEFIDAQQRGRSSVICRIGDRSGFLSLRFFHFSAQQIQQLQPGVELACFGEVRMGFNGLEMIHPEYRLLASGETAAEPALTPVYPGTEGLHQASIRKAVKQALQLCLRDPSALPDVLPDELRGQLGFPRLSEALLTLHQPPPGLSEITLTDGSSPALQSLALEEFLAHHLALWLGKQQYRHWQAPVFTVPAHAKQAFLMRLPFTLTRAQTRVVGEIEADCAGVQPMLRLVQGDVGSGKTVVAALAALAALSSGYQVALMAPTELLAEQHFRNFSSWFADSGHALLYLSGQSKGKARAAILQQLADGSAGLVVGTHALFQDAVQFHKLGLVIIDEQHRFGVHQRQALRAKGQAAGLAPHQLVMTATPIPRTLAMLQYADLDISVIDELPPGRRPVTTSVLPSERRADVVARIAHWLTTGKQAYWVCTLIEESEQLQCEAAEQTAESLRALLPQAKVGLVHGRMKPADKEAAMQAFKSGLFGVLVATTVIEVGVDVPNAGLMIIENAERLGLSQLHQLRGRVGRGNLDSYCLLLYQSPLSEAGKQRLGILRETHDGFVIAERDLELRGPGEIIGSRQTGQIQFKIADLARDRALLDYVEPAAALLRNVCPQQVPLLIARWLGSAPHPSDGRFGTIFSP; encoded by the coding sequence ATGCCTAGCGGGGAAGTGCATAAACAGCCGGTGACCAGTTTAGCCGGTATCGGCTCCCAGACCGCCGCGCGGATGCAAAAACTCGGCATCCGTACTCTGCAAGATTTGCTATTTCACCTACCTCAACGTTATCAAGATCGGACGCGCGTTGTCGCCATTCGCGATTTGATACCGGGCGGCACCGCTTTGGTGCAGGGCGCCGTCGAATTTATCGACGCTCAGCAACGCGGCCGCTCCAGCGTAATTTGCCGGATCGGCGATCGTAGCGGTTTTTTGAGTTTGCGCTTCTTTCATTTTTCCGCCCAACAAATCCAGCAGTTGCAGCCAGGCGTCGAATTGGCTTGTTTCGGTGAAGTCCGCATGGGCTTTAACGGCTTGGAAATGATTCATCCCGAGTATCGGTTGCTGGCGTCCGGCGAGACGGCTGCCGAGCCGGCCTTGACCCCGGTGTATCCGGGTACCGAAGGTTTGCATCAGGCCAGTATCCGCAAGGCGGTCAAGCAGGCGCTGCAGCTGTGTTTACGCGACCCGAGCGCGTTACCGGATGTGTTGCCGGACGAGTTGCGAGGGCAGTTAGGTTTTCCGCGCTTGTCCGAGGCTTTGCTGACCTTGCATCAACCGCCGCCGGGTTTATCTGAAATTACCCTGACCGACGGCAGTTCGCCGGCTTTGCAAAGTTTGGCCTTGGAAGAGTTTTTAGCCCATCATTTGGCGTTATGGCTGGGAAAACAGCAATACCGGCATTGGCAAGCGCCGGTTTTTACCGTTCCCGCACATGCCAAGCAAGCGTTTTTGATGCGCTTGCCGTTCACGTTGACCCGTGCCCAAACTCGAGTCGTCGGCGAAATCGAAGCCGATTGCGCCGGCGTGCAGCCGATGCTGCGGTTGGTGCAAGGCGATGTGGGTTCCGGTAAAACCGTGGTGGCCGCATTAGCGGCTTTGGCCGCTTTGAGTTCCGGTTATCAGGTAGCGTTGATGGCGCCAACCGAATTATTGGCGGAGCAACACTTTCGCAATTTCTCAAGTTGGTTTGCCGATAGCGGCCATGCGCTGCTGTACCTGAGCGGGCAGAGTAAGGGCAAGGCCCGGGCGGCGATATTGCAGCAGCTGGCCGACGGCAGTGCCGGTTTGGTGGTGGGCACGCACGCCTTGTTTCAGGATGCGGTTCAATTTCACAAATTGGGCTTGGTGATCATAGACGAGCAGCACCGGTTTGGCGTGCACCAGCGGCAAGCCTTGCGGGCTAAAGGCCAAGCGGCTGGCTTGGCGCCGCACCAGCTGGTCATGACCGCTACCCCGATTCCAAGGACCTTGGCAATGTTGCAATATGCCGATCTGGATATTTCCGTCATCGACGAGTTGCCGCCCGGCCGCCGGCCGGTTACTACCAGCGTGCTGCCGTCCGAACGGCGCGCCGATGTCGTAGCGCGTATCGCTCATTGGCTGACAACCGGTAAACAAGCGTATTGGGTGTGTACTTTGATAGAAGAGTCCGAGCAGCTGCAATGCGAAGCGGCGGAACAAACCGCCGAGAGTTTGCGTGCGCTGCTGCCGCAGGCCAAGGTCGGTCTGGTGCACGGCCGGATGAAACCTGCCGATAAAGAGGCCGCCATGCAGGCCTTTAAATCCGGCTTGTTCGGGGTGTTGGTGGCGACTACCGTGATTGAAGTCGGGGTGGATGTGCCGAATGCCGGCTTAATGATCATCGAAAACGCCGAGCGTTTGGGGCTGTCGCAATTGCATCAGTTGCGCGGACGGGTGGGGCGCGGCAATCTGGACAGCTATTGTTTGCTGCTGTACCAGTCGCCGTTATCGGAAGCCGGCAAGCAACGCTTGGGGATACTCAGAGAAACTCACGACGGTTTCGTGATTGCCGAGCGGGATCTGGAATTGCGCGGTCCCGGCGAAATTATCGGCAGCCGGCAGACCGGACAAATTCAGTTCAAAATCGCCGATTTGGCGCGGGACCGAGCGTTGTTGGACTATGTGGAACCGGCTGCGGCGTTGTTGCGCAACGTCTGTCCGCAACAGGTGCCGCTGTTGATAGCGCGCTGGCTGGGTAGTGCTCCGCATCCGTCCGACGGCCGCTTCGGCACAATCTTTAGTCCGTGA
- a CDS encoding glycosyltransferase family 2 protein, with amino-acid sequence MIDLAVAAEFCLPTKLTDLLELAFHALEAGNLPDALAFSERACQLTSPPQASALLVRANTLIRLDKLDLALADYCAALQLLPTNLDVARALLRACCLDRVRYRDLYRRTLTNILRLAPQLAHEPEVAEWVNAAELAAFGCVWRDGEFICGWAVRRDMPSRTLQVEIDGNFFEAECSIATPGLQQLGIGDGLNGFRFQLPDEFSLLRLGIAGVSLWGCPIQGRSVTPAQAVVQTRVAISEAVDVVVPVYGGRQETLQCIQSVLSAKTNIAYRIVVVDDCSPDPQLGRELRRLASDKKIILLLRPINAGFSGAVNTGASLDDNRDLVLLNADTQVFDYWLDRLHAAAYQSEDIGTVTPLSNFGELVSYPQAMKNNPVGDIRQAEQLDALLRVIASERVIDLPAGVGFCMYIKRVVWHRVGGLDEFLFGRGYGEDTDLCLRVRQAGWRNVCAANTYVVHWGSKSFGAEKAHLVAQNLPKLYAKYPGHEAEYDHFLNTDPLGPLRRQLQRTWLAQTAAGSKAVLTLSPTDADDPDGPRFELNAVEHRPGQWRLNLKMYGITGLAVISYDWPEQGEQLQQDLLAAGFSCLHISGWADWPARPLDFLTNGFLPYRLRLDDYSAYCPRRYRLQEQATACADPADIAICQACVHKFGPLAYGYQGMDAWLSRARRLLGGAEKITALNDEIGEAHSKRFPELAQRIDIDKPARSAAKGQNRKKPGASVLVRAMRVAVFGQASSSGYYRLQQQVKNAWERQIDVQWFIFGHSISDNDLRRWPNVHLVEVSDTADIIGKLELYHVQAIAAFADDEYERKLVHDVAGRLNIPLLQETHFTH; translated from the coding sequence ATGATAGATTTAGCCGTTGCCGCCGAGTTCTGTTTGCCGACTAAGTTGACGGATTTACTGGAACTGGCGTTCCATGCGCTCGAAGCGGGAAATCTTCCGGATGCTTTAGCGTTCTCGGAGCGAGCCTGTCAGCTGACATCCCCTCCGCAAGCCAGTGCGCTGTTAGTCAGAGCCAATACCTTGATAAGGCTGGATAAACTGGATTTAGCGCTAGCCGATTATTGTGCTGCATTGCAACTATTGCCTACCAATTTGGACGTTGCTCGCGCGTTGTTGCGAGCCTGTTGTCTTGATAGGGTCCGCTACCGGGATTTGTATCGGCGCACACTGACCAATATCTTACGATTGGCGCCGCAATTAGCCCATGAACCGGAAGTGGCGGAATGGGTCAACGCGGCGGAATTGGCCGCTTTTGGTTGCGTTTGGCGCGACGGCGAGTTTATATGCGGTTGGGCTGTCCGGCGAGATATGCCTAGTAGGACATTACAAGTTGAAATAGATGGAAACTTCTTCGAAGCCGAATGTTCGATAGCCACACCCGGCTTGCAACAATTGGGGATAGGTGACGGCTTGAATGGTTTTCGCTTCCAATTGCCGGACGAATTTTCATTGTTGAGGCTGGGCATCGCAGGAGTGAGTCTTTGGGGTTGCCCGATCCAAGGGAGGTCGGTAACACCTGCACAGGCAGTAGTCCAAACCCGCGTTGCCATTTCCGAAGCCGTTGATGTCGTCGTGCCGGTATATGGCGGTCGTCAGGAAACCCTGCAATGCATTCAGTCCGTGCTGTCGGCTAAAACCAATATCGCTTATAGAATTGTGGTGGTGGATGACTGTTCGCCCGATCCGCAACTAGGTCGAGAACTGCGACGCCTGGCGTCGGATAAAAAGATTATCTTGCTGTTGCGGCCGATCAATGCCGGATTTTCCGGTGCGGTGAATACCGGGGCGAGTCTGGACGACAACCGTGATTTGGTTTTGTTGAACGCCGACACCCAGGTATTCGATTATTGGTTGGACAGGCTGCACGCGGCGGCATACCAAAGCGAAGACATCGGCACGGTCACGCCGCTATCTAATTTCGGAGAATTGGTCAGCTATCCGCAAGCCATGAAAAATAATCCGGTAGGCGATATACGGCAGGCTGAGCAGTTGGACGCGTTATTGCGCGTCATTGCATCGGAGCGAGTGATCGACTTGCCGGCCGGTGTCGGGTTTTGCATGTACATTAAACGGGTTGTTTGGCATCGGGTCGGCGGATTGGACGAATTCCTGTTCGGACGCGGCTACGGCGAAGATACCGACTTGTGTTTGCGGGTTCGGCAAGCCGGCTGGCGTAACGTTTGTGCGGCGAACACCTATGTGGTGCATTGGGGCAGCAAGTCTTTCGGCGCGGAAAAAGCCCATCTGGTCGCGCAAAATTTGCCTAAGCTGTATGCCAAATATCCGGGGCATGAGGCCGAATACGACCACTTTTTGAATACCGATCCATTAGGACCGTTGCGCCGGCAATTGCAGCGAACATGGTTGGCGCAAACGGCGGCCGGCAGCAAGGCGGTGCTGACGTTATCGCCTACCGATGCTGACGACCCGGACGGCCCGAGGTTTGAATTGAACGCCGTTGAACATCGGCCGGGACAATGGCGTTTGAATTTAAAGATGTACGGCATCACCGGCTTAGCGGTCATTTCCTACGATTGGCCGGAGCAAGGCGAACAATTGCAGCAAGACCTATTAGCCGCCGGCTTTTCCTGTCTGCACATTTCCGGATGGGCCGATTGGCCGGCCCGGCCGCTCGATTTTCTCACCAACGGTTTCCTGCCCTATCGGTTGAGATTGGATGACTATAGCGCTTATTGCCCGCGTCGGTACCGCTTGCAGGAGCAGGCAACAGCCTGCGCCGATCCTGCGGATATTGCGATCTGCCAAGCCTGCGTGCACAAATTCGGGCCTTTGGCATACGGTTACCAAGGGATGGACGCCTGGTTGTCGCGCGCCAGACGATTATTGGGCGGCGCGGAAAAAATCACTGCCCTGAACGACGAGATAGGCGAAGCCCACAGTAAGCGTTTTCCTGAATTGGCACAGCGCATCGACATCGACAAGCCCGCTCGGTCTGCGGCTAAAGGGCAAAATCGTAAAAAACCGGGCGCAAGCGTGTTGGTCAGGGCGATGCGGGTGGCGGTATTCGGTCAGGCCTCATCCAGCGGTTACTATCGCTTACAGCAGCAGGTGAAAAACGCTTGGGAGAGGCAAATTGATGTACAGTGGTTCATATTCGGCCATAGCATTAGCGACAACGATTTGCGGCGCTGGCCCAATGTCCATCTGGTCGAGGTTAGCGATACCGCTGACATCATCGGCAAGCTGGAGCTTTACCACGTTCAAGCTATTGCCGCCTTTGCCGATGACGAATACGAGCGTAAATTGGTCCACGATGTCGCTGGTCGACTTAACATACCTTTATTACAAGAAACCCACTTCACTCATTAG
- a CDS encoding calcium-binding protein → MASNYDDGISKQEAVNNLLDSTLSFSTAQQIIKSLGGGKVTVGEFGNTSSSSDLAGHKLALFTGTGGTATVNFSGAGKNDLKGVKSIVFGDNSDVTFTLTGDGAKKFKGTISTNDGDDNLTVQDTKKVFISTGDGNDSVTTGDGKDTVATGDGNDNIKTNGGNDLVFLGDGSDSAGSDTVDTGAGNDIVKLVGKFVGTAVVDGGAGNDKLDLSAVDIADVTVAGTSVSITLQNGGVINASNFEKFVFDSNGTLSNGGIKTVGLTQLDDFFNPGS, encoded by the coding sequence ATGGCATCTAATTACGATGACGGTATCAGTAAACAAGAAGCGGTAAATAATTTACTGGACTCAACTCTTTCCTTTTCAACTGCGCAACAAATCATCAAATCGCTGGGTGGCGGCAAAGTAACCGTTGGCGAATTTGGTAATACCTCTTCGTCTAGTGACTTAGCAGGGCATAAACTCGCTCTGTTCACCGGTACTGGCGGTACTGCCACTGTTAACTTTTCTGGCGCCGGCAAAAACGACCTTAAAGGTGTTAAGTCTATCGTCTTTGGTGACAACAGCGATGTTACCTTCACTCTAACTGGCGATGGTGCGAAAAAATTCAAAGGCACCATTTCTACCAACGACGGCGATGATAACCTGACTGTTCAAGATACCAAGAAAGTCTTTATTTCAACCGGCGACGGTAACGATTCTGTTACTACCGGTGATGGCAAAGATACTGTTGCAACCGGCGACGGTAACGACAATATTAAAACCAACGGCGGCAATGACCTTGTATTCCTGGGTGATGGCTCCGATAGTGCCGGCAGTGATACTGTTGATACAGGCGCTGGTAACGACATCGTCAAGCTGGTCGGTAAATTCGTCGGTACCGCTGTGGTAGACGGCGGTGCGGGCAATGACAAACTTGACTTGAGCGCTGTCGATATTGCCGACGTAACGGTTGCCGGTACTTCCGTATCGATTACGTTGCAAAACGGCGGTGTGATTAACGCCAGCAACTTCGAGAAATTCGTATTCGACTCGAATGGTACGCTGAGCAATGGCGGCATTAAAACCGTAGGTTTGACTCAACTTGACGACTTTTTTAACCCAGGTAGCTAA
- a CDS encoding 1-aminocyclopropane-1-carboxylate deaminase/D-cysteine desulfhydrase: MTALHPRLQALQRQLGVSTLSRIVDSATRAHNVELWLKRDDLLHPVISGNKWRKLKYPLNDALYAGAHTVVSMGGAYSNHLHALAFAARELGLHSAAYIRGERPGVLNPTLADLQRWGMQLHFVSRSAYRDLRYSDVTAGALNLQAGSYWIPEGGASRQALTGVAEIVSELDCAYDVLVCACGTGTTLAGLIGAARAETKILGVAALKGGEFLHRDIPALLGRLQPVCDWELLLNYHCGGFAKTRPELTDFISNFRLTHDVPLEPIYTGKALYAIYDLLNKDYFVAGQRIVALHTGGLQGARRQ, encoded by the coding sequence ATGACGGCGCTGCATCCGCGTTTACAAGCGCTGCAGCGGCAACTGGGGGTATCTACACTGTCGCGGATTGTCGATTCGGCGACGCGTGCGCATAACGTCGAGTTGTGGCTCAAACGCGACGATTTATTGCATCCCGTCATATCCGGCAATAAATGGCGCAAGCTTAAATACCCGTTGAACGACGCACTGTATGCCGGCGCGCATACCGTAGTCAGCATGGGTGGAGCTTATTCCAACCATCTGCACGCTCTCGCTTTCGCTGCGCGCGAACTGGGGCTGCATTCGGCCGCTTACATCCGCGGAGAACGGCCCGGGGTGCTCAACCCGACTTTGGCAGATTTGCAGCGTTGGGGGATGCAATTGCATTTCGTTTCCAGAAGCGCCTATCGGGATTTACGTTATTCGGACGTGACGGCCGGCGCTTTGAATTTGCAAGCGGGCAGTTATTGGATTCCGGAAGGCGGGGCGTCGCGGCAGGCGTTGACAGGCGTGGCCGAAATCGTCTCGGAGCTGGATTGCGCATACGACGTGTTAGTGTGCGCATGCGGTACGGGTACTACGTTGGCGGGCTTGATTGGCGCGGCTCGCGCGGAGACTAAGATACTCGGCGTGGCGGCGCTAAAAGGCGGAGAGTTCTTGCATCGGGATATTCCGGCGTTGCTAGGCCGGCTGCAGCCGGTATGCGACTGGGAGTTGCTGTTGAACTATCACTGTGGCGGATTCGCCAAAACTCGCCCGGAGTTGACCGATTTTATTTCGAATTTTAGGCTCACACACGATGTGCCGTTGGAGCCGATTTATACCGGAAAAGCTTTGTATGCAATCTACGATTTGCTTAATAAAGATTACTTCGTTGCCGGCCAGCGTATCGTCGCCTTGCACACAGGCGGATTGCAAGGGGCGCGCCGACAATAG
- a CDS encoding cupredoxin domain-containing protein, whose amino-acid sequence MHIDQLERRWANIALGIAGLFVLVILTSALFHGIHAPSNVETIDSARLHLSAEFAEDHLGPQQNSDGSVTVRMVAGRYGFYPKTLTLPAQTKLIFRWVSLDVLHGVHIPMTNMSTMIVPGYVAQLTTELKHTGEYPLLCNEYCGMGHAHMWSNISVVGKEKWQTINRTGGENHG is encoded by the coding sequence ATGCATATCGATCAATTGGAAAGGCGTTGGGCGAATATCGCGCTCGGCATAGCCGGCTTGTTTGTGCTGGTGATTTTGACGTCGGCACTGTTTCACGGCATACACGCGCCGAGTAACGTGGAAACCATCGATTCGGCGCGTTTGCATTTATCGGCAGAATTTGCCGAGGATCATTTGGGTCCGCAACAGAATTCGGACGGTAGTGTGACCGTGCGTATGGTCGCCGGGCGTTATGGTTTTTATCCGAAAACCTTGACTTTGCCGGCCCAGACCAAACTGATTTTTCGTTGGGTCAGTTTAGACGTGTTGCACGGGGTGCATATTCCGATGACCAATATGAGCACCATGATAGTGCCGGGTTATGTGGCGCAACTGACTACCGAGTTGAAACATACCGGGGAATATCCGCTGTTGTGTAATGAATACTGCGGCATGGGGCATGCGCATATGTGGAGCAACATCAGCGTGGTCGGCAAAGAGAAGTGGCAAACGATAAATCGGACCGGGGGAGAGAATCATGGCTAA
- the folP gene encoding dihydropteroate synthase has product MFTQLSAPQLMGILNVTPDSFSDGGRYSGVDAALCRVQAMLDEGMDIVDVGGESTRPGADPVSHDEQIRRVVPVIAAIRSVYPALPISIDTMSACVAQAALQAGATLVNDVSGGVVDPQILALAADRNVPIVLMHMQGLPKTMQLDPYYDDVVAEVTDGLQGRIDAALAAGIAERNIAIDPGIGFGKRKQDNIDLLANLQRIAALGFPVLLGTSRKRFMGSICNVSEPSELVTATAVTTALGVMAGVRLFRVHDILPNRQAADLAWAIKQAQ; this is encoded by the coding sequence ATGTTTACGCAATTATCGGCGCCGCAATTAATGGGCATTTTGAATGTCACCCCGGATAGTTTTTCGGATGGCGGGCGCTATTCCGGCGTCGACGCGGCTTTGTGCCGGGTGCAAGCCATGCTGGATGAAGGGATGGATATCGTCGACGTAGGCGGCGAGTCGACTCGTCCTGGGGCTGATCCTGTGAGTCACGACGAACAGATCCGCCGAGTGGTGCCGGTTATCGCCGCCATTCGTAGCGTGTATCCGGCATTGCCGATCAGCATAGACACCATGTCCGCCTGCGTGGCGCAAGCGGCATTGCAGGCCGGCGCGACTCTGGTGAACGACGTTTCCGGCGGGGTGGTGGATCCGCAGATTTTAGCGCTGGCGGCGGATAGAAATGTGCCTATCGTATTGATGCACATGCAGGGTCTTCCCAAGACCATGCAGCTCGATCCTTATTACGACGACGTGGTCGCCGAAGTGACGGATGGCTTGCAAGGTAGAATCGATGCGGCCTTGGCGGCCGGGATTGCCGAGCGCAACATTGCGATAGACCCCGGCATCGGTTTTGGCAAACGCAAGCAAGACAATATCGATTTATTGGCGAATTTGCAGCGAATCGCGGCTTTAGGCTTTCCGGTATTGCTCGGTACCAGCCGGAAGCGCTTCATGGGCAGTATCTGCAATGTCTCCGAGCCGTCCGAATTGGTTACCGCTACCGCCGTGACTACCGCGCTGGGCGTGATGGCCGGCGTGCGGCTGTTTCGGGTGCACGACATATTGCCGAATCGGCAGGCGGCGGATTTGGCCTGGGCAATCAAACAAGCCCAATGA